One part of the Spiroplasma turonicum genome encodes these proteins:
- a CDS encoding AAA family ATPase, whose product MRAYIYDINKSLKNNDFLLINGNVDDFFLINDNDGSFIIIELEDLIKNSVHSFQLLSNKDSEWNLNYSFAKPELFRMYKNSFLNYISKINNKIVNKKCENCIFLVYFDNKLSNDYHIVQILKDLLLNVKNKNQNINLANKVVLITYEDSLLKKKLTDYSINYEVMSIGYPTQNERFIFYKNFYNIFNFKEANNIPYNESLLRFLIKNTSSLNIKSIFKMSKVNKNDLDFKQFIINYIKEIYNIEYFTTEDNLLLKTDFINEKNLNLAKKWDIKPYKSNNKYYTKKQENINDWKNSNIETINSSSVILNKVIKGQKHAIEKIQSSLNVAFYGLKDYFSYPKTKKPRGVLFFVGPTGTGKTELAKQLAKLIFKDNTKFFRFDMSEYNHEHTDLKLIGSPPGYVGSKSGGQLTNVLLNNSSCVLLFDEVEKAHDKILDLFLQILDYGILTSSKNEVVSFENTFIIFTSNIGSKAVNIAQKESTIRESIINSVKKYFIEELKRPELLNRIGINNIIPFNFISSDNVLKEIIISKLDLLNARFIKKYNINIFYDKPFITNLIELLKKEEDLTIVGGRGVVNYLYKKIITPLSEWLLNYYSECINDEQYVDNILLRFVEDNCNIVELNEVIEYEL is encoded by the coding sequence ATGAGGGCTTATATTTATGATATAAATAAATCCTTAAAAAATAATGATTTTTTATTAATTAATGGTAATGTTGATGATTTTTTTTTAATAAATGATAATGATGGTAGCTTCATTATTATAGAATTAGAAGATTTAATAAAAAATTCAGTTCATTCTTTCCAATTATTATCAAATAAAGACAGCGAATGAAATTTAAATTACTCATTTGCTAAACCAGAACTTTTTAGAATGTACAAAAATAGTTTTTTAAATTATATTAGTAAAATCAATAATAAAATAGTTAATAAAAAATGTGAAAATTGTATTTTTTTAGTTTATTTTGATAATAAACTGTCTAATGATTATCATATTGTTCAAATTTTAAAAGACTTATTATTAAATGTAAAAAATAAAAACCAAAATATTAATTTAGCTAACAAGGTTGTACTTATAACTTATGAAGATAGTTTACTTAAGAAGAAACTCACTGATTATTCAATTAATTATGAAGTTATGTCAATAGGATATCCAACTCAAAATGAACGTTTTATATTTTATAAAAATTTTTACAATATATTTAATTTTAAAGAAGCAAATAATATTCCATATAACGAAAGTTTATTAAGGTTTTTAATAAAAAACACTTCTTCTTTAAACATTAAAAGTATTTTTAAAATGTCAAAAGTTAATAAAAATGATCTTGATTTTAAGCAATTTATCATAAATTATATTAAAGAAATTTATAATATAGAATATTTTACTACAGAAGATAATTTACTTTTAAAAACTGACTTTATAAATGAAAAAAACTTAAATTTAGCAAAAAAATGAGATATAAAACCTTATAAGTCTAATAATAAATACTACACTAAAAAGCAAGAAAACATTAATGATTGAAAAAACTCTAATATTGAAACAATAAATAGCTCATCTGTAATATTAAATAAAGTAATTAAGGGACAAAAGCATGCTATAGAAAAGATACAGTCTTCGCTTAATGTTGCATTTTATGGACTTAAAGATTATTTTTCTTATCCTAAAACAAAAAAACCAAGAGGGGTTCTATTTTTTGTTGGTCCAACGGGTACTGGTAAAACTGAACTAGCAAAACAATTAGCAAAATTGATCTTTAAAGATAATACAAAGTTTTTTAGGTTTGATATGTCTGAATATAATCATGAGCATACTGATTTAAAATTAATTGGATCTCCACCTGGATATGTAGGTTCAAAATCAGGAGGGCAGTTAACCAACGTTTTATTAAATAATTCCTCTTGTGTATTGTTATTTGATGAAGTTGAAAAAGCACATGATAAAATTCTTGATTTATTTTTACAAATTTTAGATTATGGAATATTAACTTCGTCTAAAAATGAAGTTGTTAGTTTTGAAAACACCTTTATTATATTTACTTCTAATATTGGTAGTAAAGCTGTAAATATTGCACAAAAAGAATCTACAATTAGAGAGTCGATAATTAATTCAGTAAAAAAATATTTTATTGAAGAGTTAAAAAGACCAGAATTGTTAAATAGAATTGGTATAAATAATATAATACCATTTAACTTTATTTCTAGTGATAATGTATTAAAAGAAATTATTATTTCAAAACTAGATTTATTAAATGCAAGATTTATAAAGAAATACAATATTAATATTTTTTATGATAAACCTTTTATTACTAATTTAATAGAACTATTAAAAAAAGAAGAAGATTTGACTATTGTTGGAGGAAGAGGTGTTGTAAATTATTTATATAAAAAAATAATAACTCCATTATCTGAATGATTATTAAATTATTATTCTGAATGTATTAATGATGAACAATATGTTGATAATATTTTATTAAGATTTGTTGAAGATAATTGTAACATTGTTGAATTAAATGAGGTTATTGAATATGAATTATAA
- a CDS encoding pyrroline-5-carboxylate reductase family protein translates to MKNVLIIGVGHMGEAILSSLTQNKDLSITILNRNIEKSLSLSKKYNCNYIEDKLEINENKYEYIFLCIRPNQIDHFFNNFIIKDLNDKLIISVLNAYSINDLKLKFGDNSNILRTMPNMNAKINMSTTAYVKYGKNNSLINQGINILKYFGKVYEINENQFSSFVALTGSAPAFIYSFIKSFKDFAKSNDYQINQSNEFIKETIIASTTQALSSEENIDDLISKITVPGGPTEAGIEELLNNNFNNILIKCFEKTKTKA, encoded by the coding sequence ATGAAAAATGTACTAATTATTGGAGTTGGTCACATGGGTGAGGCAATTTTATCATCACTAACACAAAATAAAGATTTAAGTATAACAATTTTAAATAGAAATATAGAAAAATCATTATCATTATCAAAAAAATATAATTGCAATTATATTGAAGATAAATTAGAAATAAATGAAAATAAATATGAGTATATATTCTTATGTATAAGACCTAATCAAATAGATCATTTTTTCAATAACTTTATTATAAAAGATTTAAATGATAAACTTATAATCTCAGTTCTCAATGCATATAGTATTAATGATTTAAAATTAAAGTTTGGTGATAATTCAAATATTTTAAGAACGATGCCAAATATGAACGCAAAAATAAATATGTCAACAACCGCATATGTTAAATATGGTAAAAATAATAGTTTAATTAATCAAGGAATAAATATATTAAAATATTTTGGTAAAGTTTATGAAATAAATGAGAATCAATTTTCAAGTTTTGTAGCATTGACTGGATCTGCACCTGCTTTTATTTATTCATTTATTAAAAGTTTTAAGGATTTTGCAAAGTCAAATGATTATCAAATAAATCAATCAAATGAATTTATAAAAGAGACAATTATTGCATCAACAACTCAGGCTTTAAGTTCAGAAGAAAATATTGATGATTTGATAAGTAAAATAACTGTTCCAGGTGGACCTACCGAAGCTGGGATTGAAGAACTATTAAACAATAATTTCAATAATATCTTGATTAAGTGTTTTGAAAAAACAAAAACAAAAGCCTAG
- the glnA gene encoding type I glutamate--ammonia ligase: MTKEDILAIIKKENVKFIKLQFTDMLGMLKTIEIPSTNLNKALNNEVIFDGSSVTGFAKIDDADMYLYPDIDTWLILELESTDNYKVGRFLCDVYTSKKEQFESDPRSILKNCINIMREMNIGHNFNVGLEPEFFLFQLNEDKMPTLKHTDFSSYFDTPSLDFNYKVRREIMFELQKLGFKMEVSHHEVSKSQHEVNFEYSNAVDTCDKLQTFKVLVKTIAKKYNMYATFMPKPIKDVNGSGMHVNCSISDINNNNLFYDESMPNGLSQLAIYFINGVLKNAREISLLTNSTINSFKRLVPGFEAPCYIAWSDSNRSTMIRIPAANKQAKRVEVRSVDSSCNPYLGLSAILMAGIDGIKNKLTDFQSIKRNLFKMDNIERKALNIDNLPHDLQEAIECFKKSDFIRSFIGNDLHSKFISIKEKEWLDYSTEVTDWEIKNYLKTY; the protein is encoded by the coding sequence ATGACAAAAGAAGATATTTTAGCAATTATTAAAAAAGAAAATGTTAAATTTATTAAGTTACAATTTACAGATATGCTTGGAATGTTAAAAACAATTGAAATTCCATCAACAAATTTAAATAAAGCACTAAATAATGAAGTAATATTTGATGGTTCATCAGTTACTGGCTTTGCAAAAATTGATGATGCAGATATGTATTTATATCCAGACATTGATACTTGATTGATACTAGAACTAGAATCAACTGATAATTATAAGGTTGGTAGATTTTTATGTGATGTTTATACTTCAAAGAAAGAACAATTTGAAAGTGATCCAAGAAGTATACTAAAAAATTGCATTAACATTATGCGAGAAATGAATATTGGACATAATTTTAATGTAGGTTTAGAACCAGAATTCTTTTTATTTCAATTAAATGAAGATAAAATGCCAACTTTAAAGCATACTGATTTTAGTAGTTATTTCGATACTCCATCACTTGACTTTAATTATAAAGTAAGACGAGAAATAATGTTTGAATTACAAAAACTTGGATTTAAAATGGAAGTATCACATCATGAAGTATCAAAATCACAACACGAAGTTAACTTTGAATATTCTAATGCGGTTGATACTTGTGATAAATTACAAACATTTAAAGTATTAGTTAAAACAATTGCAAAAAAATATAATATGTACGCAACATTTATGCCAAAACCAATCAAGGATGTAAATGGTAGTGGTATGCATGTAAATTGCTCAATTTCTGACATTAATAATAATAACTTATTTTATGATGAGAGTATGCCTAATGGACTAAGTCAGTTAGCAATATATTTTATTAATGGAGTATTAAAAAATGCACGTGAAATATCATTGTTGACAAACTCAACTATAAACTCATTCAAAAGATTAGTTCCTGGTTTTGAAGCACCTTGCTATATTGCTTGAAGTGATTCAAACAGGTCAACAATGATTAGAATTCCTGCAGCAAATAAACAAGCTAAAAGAGTTGAAGTAAGGTCAGTTGATTCAAGTTGCAATCCTTATCTAGGTTTAAGTGCAATATTAATGGCCGGAATAGATGGTATTAAAAATAAATTAACTGATTTTCAATCAATTAAAAGAAACTTGTTTAAAATGGATAATATTGAAAGAAAAGCTTTAAACATAGATAACCTTCCTCATGATTTGCAAGAAGCTATAGAATGTTTTAAAAAATCTGATTTTATCAGAAGTTTTATAGGTAATGACTTACACAGTAAGTTCATTTCAATAAAAGAAAAAGAATGATTAGATTACTCAACAGAAGTTACTGATTGAGAAATAAAAAATTACTTAAAAACATATTAG
- the pyrE gene encoding orotate phosphoribosyltransferase, whose translation MINKENDVANILLETKAIELNFENYFTWASGIKSPIYCDNRVLISYVEYRNKIVNYFIDSIKQNYQSVTLIAGVATSGITWASMISQKMNLPMIYVRPEPKDHGRNSQIEGRFFEKQNVIIIEDLISTGGSALKVCDLLRDSKLNVLGVCAIFSYDLKISKTNFEKSNYKLSYLSSINNLLNLINENNLYDINQVDKLISFFNKIDK comes from the coding sequence ATGATTAATAAAGAAAATGATGTTGCAAACATTTTATTAGAAACTAAGGCTATTGAACTAAATTTTGAAAATTATTTTACTTGAGCTAGTGGTATAAAAAGCCCTATATATTGTGATAATAGAGTATTAATTAGTTATGTTGAATATAGAAATAAAATTGTTAATTATTTTATTGACTCAATTAAGCAAAACTATCAAAGTGTTACTTTAATTGCAGGTGTAGCAACATCTGGTATTACTTGGGCATCAATGATTAGTCAAAAAATGAATTTACCAATGATATATGTTAGACCAGAACCTAAAGATCACGGTAGAAATTCACAAATAGAAGGAAGATTTTTTGAAAAGCAAAATGTAATTATAATCGAAGATTTAATTTCAACTGGGGGTAGTGCTTTAAAAGTTTGTGATTTACTCAGAGATAGTAAACTTAATGTTCTAGGGGTTTGTGCTATTTTTTCTTATGACTTAAAAATATCAAAAACTAATTTTGAAAAAAGTAATTACAAATTAAGTTATTTATCATCTATAAATAACTTATTAAATTTAATAAATGAAAATAATCTTTATGATATAAATCAAGTTGACAAATTAATTTCCTTTTTTAATAAAATTGATAAATAA
- the pyrF gene encoding orotidine-5'-phosphate decarboxylase yields MKNNIIIALDFSNLKILKSFLKKFKNEKLFVKVGMELFYKYGPKIIKYLKRKGYLIFIDLKIHDIPNTAYKATLNLLKLNPDIITVHAGGGKEMLDSVYKAKKELNCSTQIFAVTYLTSIDENVLKNDLKINKPLKLSICDLATLSYNCKIDGVVCSVWESISIKEVITNDFKTLTPGIRSIQNNSDQKRVATINEAKYNKSDYIVVGREITNSNNPYKKYLELKREWEND; encoded by the coding sequence ATGAAAAATAATATCATAATCGCATTAGACTTTTCAAATCTAAAAATTTTAAAATCTTTTTTAAAAAAATTTAAAAATGAGAAGTTGTTTGTAAAAGTAGGAATGGAATTATTTTATAAGTATGGTCCTAAAATAATAAAGTATTTAAAAAGAAAAGGGTATCTAATATTTATTGATTTAAAAATTCATGATATCCCAAATACTGCTTATAAAGCTACCTTAAATTTGTTAAAATTAAATCCTGACATTATAACTGTTCATGCAGGTGGTGGAAAAGAAATGCTTGATTCTGTTTATAAAGCAAAAAAAGAGTTAAATTGCTCTACACAAATATTTGCAGTCACTTATTTGACTTCAATAGATGAAAATGTCTTAAAAAATGACTTAAAAATAAATAAACCACTCAAGTTATCAATATGTGATTTAGCAACTTTATCATATAATTGTAAAATAGATGGTGTTGTTTGTTCTGTATGAGAATCTATATCTATAAAGGAAGTAATTACTAATGATTTTAAAACATTAACTCCAGGTATAAGATCTATACAAAACAATTCAGATCAAAAAAGAGTAGCTACGATTAATGAAGCAAAATATAATAAAAGTGATTATATAGTTGTTGGTAGAGAAATTACAAATTCTAATAATCCTTATAAAAAATATTTAGAACTAAAAAGGGAGTGAGAAAATGATTAA
- the carB gene encoding carbamoyl-phosphate synthase large subunit, whose protein sequence is MPKNLKIKKVVIIGSGPIVIGQAAEFDYAGTQACISLKEEGYEVILINSNPATIMTEKGIADKIYIEPLSIEFVEKVLRKEEPDAILPTMGGQTALNLILDLNEKNILKELNIKLLGTSIEAIKKAEDRELFKNLMNELKEPIPASTIVYNVEQAKNFANEVGFPLIVRPAFTLGGSGGGICNNIEELTKTVSQGIKESHLHKCLLEQSIAGYKEIEYEVIRDSNDNTIIVCNMENFDPVGIHTGDSIVFAPCQTLSDIENQLLRDSSLKIIRALKIEGGCNIQFALDPNSFKYYVIEVNPRVSRSSSLASKATGYPIAKVSAKIAVGLTLDEILNPVTKSTMAFFEPTLDYVVTKIPRWPFDKFNNADFNLTTQMKSTGEVMAIGRTIEESFLKAIRSLEINKYHIDSDEYKNVSNDILIKEMSKPTHNRVFIIAQAIRNNISLDEIHIKTKIDLFFLSKLKNIIDLENELVNKNLSLESLKKLKKYGFSDYIIAKLCSKTENEIYQERIKNNIIPVFKMIDTCSGEFKSVTPYFYSTYELENESIPFKEKSIIVLGSGPIRIGQGIEFDYATVKCVEEIRKLGYKAIVINSNPETVSTDFSISDKLFFEPLTIENVMNVINYENPYGVIVQFGGQTAINLADELVKRGVKILGTKVENIDEAEDRDKFEKLLSSLNINQPIGKTTKTKQDAIKIASEIGYPVLLRPSYVLGGKSMQIVYNEKELKQYIDNAIKDSESSTLLVDRYILGDEYEVDLVCDGNNVLIPGIIEHIEKSGVHSGDSMAVYPPQKLSNILIKEIITTSKKIALSLNIIGIINIQFIIKDNELYIIEVNPRSSRTVPFLSKITGINLVGKATQAMLDINLNKSSNYKEFNEKSKNIFVKAPVFSFMKLKQVDTDLGPEMKSTGEAMGWDSNYYKALYKAFIASNQYIPKTGSILFTIGENKEEASHLAKRFKEIGFKIYATKGTRRYFNDKNITSLEVSKIEEKLENNIIDFIKNNKIDLIVNTKSKKNKLYSQDDLIIRRSATESQIPLFTSLDTVNAILEVLEYQSFRMSEM, encoded by the coding sequence ATGCCAAAGAACTTGAAAATTAAAAAAGTTGTCATAATAGGCTCTGGACCAATCGTTATTGGACAAGCAGCTGAGTTTGATTATGCTGGAACACAAGCTTGTATTTCATTAAAAGAAGAAGGTTATGAAGTTATACTTATTAATTCTAACCCCGCAACAATAATGACTGAAAAAGGAATTGCAGATAAAATTTATATTGAACCTCTTTCTATTGAATTCGTTGAAAAAGTTTTAAGAAAAGAAGAACCTGATGCAATATTACCTACAATGGGTGGGCAAACCGCATTGAACTTAATATTAGATTTAAATGAAAAGAATATTTTAAAAGAATTAAATATCAAATTACTAGGAACTAGCATAGAAGCAATTAAAAAAGCCGAAGACAGAGAGCTATTTAAAAACTTGATGAATGAACTTAAAGAACCCATACCTGCAAGTACAATAGTTTATAATGTTGAACAAGCAAAAAACTTTGCAAATGAAGTTGGTTTCCCATTAATTGTTCGTCCAGCTTTTACATTAGGAGGAAGCGGCGGGGGAATCTGTAACAATATAGAAGAACTTACAAAAACTGTTTCTCAAGGTATAAAAGAATCTCACCTTCACAAATGTTTATTAGAACAAAGTATTGCAGGTTATAAAGAAATTGAATATGAAGTTATAAGAGATAGTAATGATAATACAATAATAGTTTGTAATATGGAAAACTTTGATCCTGTTGGTATTCATACTGGTGACTCTATTGTTTTTGCTCCTTGTCAAACATTATCAGATATTGAAAACCAATTATTAAGAGACTCTTCATTGAAAATAATTAGAGCATTAAAAATAGAAGGTGGTTGCAATATTCAATTTGCTTTAGACCCAAATTCTTTTAAATATTATGTAATTGAAGTAAACCCAAGAGTAAGTCGTTCATCATCTCTTGCAAGTAAAGCAACAGGTTATCCAATAGCTAAAGTATCTGCAAAGATAGCGGTTGGTTTAACTCTTGATGAAATATTAAATCCTGTTACAAAATCTACAATGGCTTTTTTTGAACCAACACTTGATTATGTTGTTACAAAAATACCAAGGTGACCCTTCGATAAATTTAATAATGCGGATTTTAATTTAACAACACAAATGAAATCAACTGGCGAAGTAATGGCAATTGGAAGAACTATAGAAGAATCTTTTTTAAAAGCAATAAGGTCATTAGAAATTAATAAATATCATATTGATTCTGACGAATATAAGAATGTAAGTAATGATATTTTAATTAAAGAAATGTCTAAGCCAACACATAATAGAGTATTTATTATTGCACAAGCTATCAGAAACAATATTAGTTTAGATGAAATTCATATTAAAACAAAAATTGATTTGTTCTTTTTGAGTAAATTAAAGAATATTATTGATTTAGAAAATGAGTTAGTTAATAAAAATTTGAGCTTAGAAAGCTTGAAGAAATTAAAAAAATATGGTTTTTCAGATTATATAATAGCTAAATTATGTTCGAAAACTGAAAATGAGATATATCAAGAAAGAATAAAAAATAATATTATTCCTGTTTTTAAAATGATCGATACATGTTCAGGTGAGTTTAAATCTGTTACACCTTATTTTTATTCAACATACGAATTAGAAAATGAAAGCATACCTTTCAAAGAAAAAAGCATTATTGTTTTAGGGTCAGGACCAATTAGAATTGGTCAAGGTATCGAATTCGATTATGCAACAGTTAAATGTGTTGAAGAAATAAGAAAATTAGGTTATAAAGCAATTGTAATTAATTCCAATCCAGAAACAGTTTCAACAGACTTCTCAATATCTGATAAATTATTTTTTGAACCGCTAACCATTGAAAATGTTATGAATGTAATAAATTATGAAAATCCTTACGGTGTAATTGTACAATTTGGTGGGCAAACAGCAATTAATCTTGCTGATGAATTAGTTAAAAGAGGTGTGAAAATTCTTGGTACTAAAGTTGAAAACATTGATGAAGCAGAAGATAGAGATAAGTTTGAAAAATTATTATCTAGTTTAAATATTAATCAACCAATTGGGAAAACAACTAAAACTAAACAAGATGCTATAAAAATAGCATCTGAAATTGGTTATCCTGTTTTACTAAGACCTAGTTATGTTCTTGGTGGTAAATCAATGCAAATTGTTTACAATGAAAAAGAATTAAAACAATATATAGATAATGCAATAAAGGACAGTGAAAGTAGTACATTATTAGTAGATAGATACATATTAGGTGATGAATATGAAGTTGATTTAGTTTGTGATGGAAATAATGTTTTAATCCCTGGAATAATTGAGCATATAGAAAAATCAGGTGTCCACTCAGGTGATTCTATGGCAGTATATCCTCCTCAAAAATTATCAAACATTTTAATTAAAGAAATTATTACTACATCTAAAAAAATTGCACTCAGTTTAAACATAATTGGCATCATAAATATTCAATTTATTATAAAAGATAACGAGCTTTATATAATTGAAGTAAACCCAAGGTCAAGTAGAACCGTTCCATTTTTAAGTAAGATAACAGGAATTAATTTAGTTGGTAAAGCAACACAAGCAATGTTAGATATTAATTTAAATAAAAGTTCTAATTATAAAGAATTTAATGAAAAATCTAAAAATATTTTTGTAAAAGCACCTGTTTTTTCATTTATGAAATTAAAACAAGTTGATACAGATTTAGGTCCAGAAATGAAATCCACTGGTGAAGCTATGGGTTGAGATAGTAATTATTATAAGGCTCTTTATAAAGCATTTATAGCATCAAACCAATATATACCTAAAACAGGTAGTATTTTATTTACAATTGGTGAAAATAAAGAAGAAGCCTCTCATTTAGCTAAAAGATTCAAAGAAATTGGATTTAAAATATATGCAACAAAAGGAACTAGAAGATATTTCAATGACAAAAATATAACGAGTTTAGAAGTATCAAAAATTGAAGAAAAACTTGAAAATAATATAATTGATTTCATTAAAAATAACAAAATTGATTTAATAGTAAATACCAAGAGTAAGAAGAATAAACTATACAGTCAAGATGATTTAATAATAAGAAGATCTGCAACAGAATCTCAAATACCATTATTTACTTCATTAGATACAGTTAATGCAATACTTGAAGTATTAGAATATCAAAGTTTTAGAATGAGTGAGATGTAA
- a CDS encoding carbamoyl phosphate synthase small subunit, producing the protein MKRWLILSDGTIFEGSALGNDVSVINEIVFTTAMTGYQESITDQSYNGQILIFTYPLVGNYGINNEDNESIFPTCSGIVVKENCEVGSNFRNKMSLSNFLKNKKITGISDIDTRMLTNKIRDNGTLTAAIVCKESEIQLFLEKLKNFKPKTNHVEEVSTKNIYYIPGNRYKAVLIDFGLKISITKELSKRDCGVFVVPYNITTDEINKLNPDGIMLSNGPGDPKNLPDQIEMIKELQLKYPIFGICLGHQLLALANGLNTKKMLFGHRGINHPVKDYENNKCYITSQNHGYVVDENSINKDIVEITHRSLNDNCIEGLSYKNSKSFSVQFHPDSCPGTSDSYYLFDNFINSIRQGKEI; encoded by the coding sequence ATGAAAAGATGATTAATATTATCAGATGGAACAATATTTGAAGGTTCAGCATTAGGTAATGATGTTTCTGTAATAAATGAAATAGTTTTCACAACTGCAATGACAGGATATCAAGAATCAATTACAGACCAAAGTTACAATGGACAAATATTAATATTTACATATCCATTAGTTGGTAATTATGGAATAAACAATGAAGATAATGAATCTATCTTTCCAACATGTTCTGGAATTGTTGTTAAAGAAAATTGTGAAGTTGGGTCAAATTTTAGAAATAAAATGTCACTTTCAAATTTCTTAAAGAATAAAAAAATTACTGGCATATCAGATATAGACACAAGAATGCTTACTAACAAAATAAGAGATAATGGAACATTAACGGCTGCTATAGTTTGTAAAGAAAGTGAAATTCAATTATTCTTAGAAAAGTTAAAAAACTTTAAGCCCAAAACAAATCATGTAGAAGAGGTTTCTACTAAAAATATTTATTATATCCCTGGTAACAGATATAAAGCTGTTTTAATTGATTTTGGTTTAAAAATTTCAATTACAAAAGAGTTATCAAAAAGAGATTGTGGAGTTTTTGTTGTTCCTTATAATATAACAACAGATGAAATTAATAAATTAAACCCTGATGGTATTATGTTGAGTAACGGACCGGGAGATCCTAAAAATTTGCCTGACCAAATTGAAATGATTAAAGAGTTACAATTGAAATACCCAATTTTCGGAATATGCTTAGGTCATCAGTTATTAGCATTAGCAAATGGATTAAATACTAAAAAAATGTTATTTGGTCATAGAGGTATTAATCATCCTGTAAAAGATTATGAAAACAACAAGTGTTATATAACATCTCAAAATCATGGTTATGTTGTTGATGAAAATTCAATAAATAAAGATATAGTAGAAATTACTCATAGAAGTTTAAATGATAATTGCATAGAAGGATTAAGCTATAAAAACTCAAAGTCATTCTCAGTTCAATTCCATCCTGATTCTTGTCCAGGTACAAGCGATAGTTATTATTTGTTTGATAATTTTATAAATTCAATTAGACAAGGAAAGGAAATATAA
- a CDS encoding dihydroorotase — MILIKNASYFIDNKLCKNDILINGKKIIKIAKGIESLDYYTLIDASNFFLTPGLIDVHVHTREPGYEYKEDISSVSKAALKGGVTTICSMANLSPVPDNVESFLKINQLIKEKSKIKIHQMCAATKELTSDELVDFKALKEAGARFISNDGYGIQNKITMKNIINEVKVNDLLISVHLETNSIKKDGMIQKSKFSKINNIKHFSYKSEYKQLKRDIKLLKENSCKYHVGHLTSAKTLRLIKKYKNKLNITCEVNPNHLLLNVNNFQDNSGLYKINPPIRTLKDQKALLKGLKEGTIDCIATDHAPHQNDEKFIEFKKANFGMIGIEFSFSILYTKLVKNKIITLNKLVELMHYNPNKIFNLKENSIAENQIANLVLWNLNEKYYLDENTIVSKSKNTPFLGEELFGKNKYTIVEGNIKWKDD, encoded by the coding sequence ATGATATTAATTAAAAATGCATCATATTTCATTGATAATAAACTTTGTAAAAACGATATATTAATTAATGGAAAAAAAATAATTAAAATTGCGAAGGGAATTGAAAGTTTAGATTATTATACTTTAATTGATGCAAGTAATTTTTTCTTAACACCAGGATTAATTGATGTACATGTACACACTAGAGAACCAGGTTATGAATATAAAGAAGATATAAGTTCAGTTAGTAAGGCAGCATTGAAAGGTGGAGTGACAACTATATGTTCAATGGCTAATCTATCACCTGTACCTGACAATGTAGAAAGTTTCTTAAAAATAAATCAATTAATAAAAGAAAAATCAAAAATTAAAATACATCAAATGTGTGCAGCAACAAAAGAATTAACATCTGATGAATTAGTTGATTTTAAAGCATTAAAAGAAGCTGGTGCTAGATTCATTTCTAATGATGGATATGGAATACAAAACAAAATAACAATGAAAAATATAATTAATGAAGTTAAAGTAAATGATTTATTAATTTCTGTACACCTTGAAACAAACTCCATAAAAAAAGATGGGATGATTCAAAAGAGTAAGTTCTCAAAAATTAATAATATAAAGCACTTTAGTTACAAATCTGAGTATAAACAATTAAAAAGAGATATTAAATTGTTAAAAGAAAACAGTTGTAAATATCATGTCGGCCATCTTACATCAGCTAAAACTTTGAGATTGATAAAGAAATACAAAAACAAATTAAATATTACGTGTGAAGTTAACCCAAACCATCTTTTATTAAATGTTAATAATTTTCAAGATAATAGTGGATTGTATAAAATAAATCCTCCAATTAGAACTTTAAAAGACCAAAAAGCTTTATTGAAAGGATTAAAAGAAGGAACAATTGATTGTATTGCAACTGATCATGCACCACATCAAAATGATGAAAAGTTTATAGAATTTAAAAAAGCAAATTTTGGAATGATTGGTATAGAATTTAGTTTTAGTATTTTATATACAAAACTTGTTAAAAATAAAATAATAACTCTAAATAAACTTGTTGAGTTAATGCATTACAACCCCAACAAAATATTTAACCTTAAGGAAAATTCAATTGCAGAAAACCAAATAGCAAATCTAGTGCTTTGAAATTTAAATGAAAAGTATTATTTAGATGAAAACACAATTGTTTCAAAATCTAAAAACACTCCATTTCTAGGTGAAGAATTATTTGGAAAAAATAAATATACAATAGTGGAAGGAAATATTAAATGAAAAGATGATTAA